The Bacillus sp. F19 DNA segment CAGCTGTTCCAATTACAGCCGTTCATAATCTCCTTAATCTTATAAAATCTGTAAAACCAAAGCTTTCAGAAGTCTCATGTCCATTGCTCGTTTTTAAATCCGAAGAAGACCATGTCGTCCCTCCGGACAGCTCCGATACCCTTTTTGAAAACGTCTCATCATCTATGAAAAAAATCATCAGTCTAACTAACTCCTATCACGTTGCTTCCATGGATTACGATAAAGTAATCATTGCAGATAGAACAGCAGATTACATTCATTTGTGCTGTCATCCATTCTACAAAATTTCCGTTTAGCCAATGACTTTCATCCGGCGTTCCTGCTAAACTAAGAGCAGGTGATAAACATGTTTTTAAAATTAATCAAATTAAATAAAGAAGAGATTCCTTCGTTTGAAACGTATCCTTTTTCCATTCCTGCTATTTCACATTTGGATGAACTTAAAATTAAAAGCCCTGTTACTTTTTTTGTTGGTGAAAATGGATCCGGCAAATCGACATTAATGGAAGCCATTGCCTATCAGTGCGGGTTTAATACCGCTGGCGGCAGCCATCATCTTTATGAAACTAGAAGTTCTCAATCTGATTTAGGAAAGTATATCAAGCTTGCCTGGATGCCTAAAGTTAAAAATGGCTTTTTCCTAAGAGCTGAGTCCTTTTATCAGTTTGCATCCTATCTGGAGGAATTGAATGAAGAGCCATTGTCAGGTGACGTTTTTGGCCCGTATGGCGGTAAATCGCTTCATCATCAATCACATGGTGAATCTTTTTTATCCCTCTTTCTCAATCGATTCGGCAAGAGAGCTGTTTATTTATTGGATGAGCCAGAGGCCGCTCTTTCTCCATCAAGACAGCTGATCCTGCTTCGCATCATTCATGACTTAACAAAAGACGGTGACACGCAATTTATTATAGCCACACATTCTCCTATCCTGCTGGGATTTCCCGGGGCAAATATATTAAGCTTTGATTCGGAACGCATAGCTGAAATCGATTATACGGAGACGGATCATTATCAGATTACAAAGTATTTTTTGGAGAATCGCAATCGGTTTTTGGAAGAGCTTTTTAAAGAAAAATAATCTGAGTATTTACACCTTTCCTTTGCTCCTGAGGATTTCAGAGCCTTAACACCATTAATCTATGCCCTTATAAACCCTATGGGACATTTAAGTTAAACATGCAAGAACGTCTGCCAATTTAAAGATCTTCCTAAGAATTACGATATATCTTTTCTTTTGTAAAGAGTAACTCCCCGTCTTCGGGTAGTATTAGCGAAGCTATCACCACCCGCAATTAGGAATAGCAAGTTAATTCCAAATATTTTTTGCATAAAGAGAATATTACAGTTAGTTTTTAACTTTAAACGTGAAAAACTTGTTTGGAAATGAAGCCTTCGGAAAGCATTCCAGAAGGCTTCTTTACATAACATCTCTTTATTGGAAATCATAAAGAAAAACTCCAGCTGGGTACTGAAGTTATCTTTAATCTGCTTAATATTTTTAGTCACTTAAACTTCCCTTGTTTAGGAATACAATTCAAATCAGATCTAAAACATTTAAAGTGATAACGTTGCTCCTTTTTTATAATATTCGTTCATCGTTTCTTTAGGAACCATACTTCCACCGGTAGCCCATATGAGATGTGTAGCATTTTTCATTTTATCTGTTAAGTTATGATTTTGTATGTATTCTTTTCCTTCTTTCTCAGTCCATAACTTAACCGGCCCTATTACACCGGCTAAT contains these protein-coding regions:
- a CDS encoding AAA family ATPase — protein: MFLKLIKLNKEEIPSFETYPFSIPAISHLDELKIKSPVTFFVGENGSGKSTLMEAIAYQCGFNTAGGSHHLYETRSSQSDLGKYIKLAWMPKVKNGFFLRAESFYQFASYLEELNEEPLSGDVFGPYGGKSLHHQSHGESFLSLFLNRFGKRAVYLLDEPEAALSPSRQLILLRIIHDLTKDGDTQFIIATHSPILLGFPGANILSFDSERIAEIDYTETDHYQITKYFLENRNRFLEELFKEK